From Cannabis sativa cultivar Pink pepper isolate KNU-18-1 chromosome 8, ASM2916894v1, whole genome shotgun sequence, a single genomic window includes:
- the LOC115698508 gene encoding AAA-ATPase ASD, mitochondrial, which produces MVFMGEIWSQVGSVMASIMFVYAIIQQYFPYNLRRHLEKHTNKIVGFVYPYIQITFHEYTGDRFKRSEVYTAIQNYLSANSSSRAKRLRANDIKDNKSLVLSLDDNEEVTEEFQGVKLWWTSSKKIPQGSSNPFYPNSDEKRYFKLTFHRTHRQLITESFLAHVLEEGKGIAFKNRQRKLYTNGSGESFYGGNRTKWSHVLFEHPASFDTLAMEPKKKQEIINDLLKFKNGKEYYAKIGKAWKRGYLLYGPPGTGKSTMISAMANFLDYDVYDLELTAVKDNTELRKLLIETSNKSIIVIEDIDCSLDLTGQRKEKKKDEDSEQSKDPVSVQKRAEEEGKNSQSKVTLSGLLNFIDGIWSACGGERLIVFTTNYVDKLDPALIRRGRMDKHIELSYCGFEAFKVLAKNYLDVESHDLFSKIERLLGEIDTTPADVAENLMPKSDEEDADKCLKNLIEALENAKEEAIRKKAEDEAKLQAAEEEKLEEESDPKSGKEDVKCKCGNGALDKEVKENGSVNK; this is translated from the coding sequence atggtgTTCATGGGAGAAATATGGTCACAAGTGGGCTCAGTAATGGCAAGCATAATGTTTGTTTATGCAATAATTCAACAATACTTTCCGTACAATCTTCGTCGTCATCTTGAGAAGCATACCAACAAAATCGTGGGTTTCGTTTACCCATATATCCAAATCACTTTCCATGAATACACTGGTGACCGTTTCAAACGCAGTGAGGTCTACACAGCTATCCAAAACTATCTCAGTGCTAATTCATCTTCTCGAGCTAAACGATTAAGGGCTAACGATATCAAAGATAACAAATCCTTGGTTCTAAGCTTGGACGACAATGAAGAAGTAACTGAAGAATTTCAAGGTGTTAAACTATGGTGGACTTCTTCCAAGAAAATCCCACAAGGTTCTTCTAATCCATTCTATCCTAATTCTGATGAGAAGAGGTATTTCAAGCTAACTTTTCACAGAACCCATAGACAACTCATCACTGAATCTTTTCTTGCTCACGTACTCGAAGAAGGTAAAGGAATCGCCTTTAAGAATCGGCAACGAAAGCTTTACACAAATGGGTCTGGTGAGAGCTTTTATGGTGGGAATCGGACTAAGTGGAGTCATGTCCTTTTTGAGCATCCGGCTAGTTTTGATACTCTGGCTATGGAACCCAAGAAAAAGCAGGAGATTATAAATGATCTTCTTAAGTTCAAGAATGGGAAAGAGTATTATGCTAAAATTGGGAAAGCTTGGAAAAGAGGGTATCTTCTTTATGGTCCTCCTGGGACTGGAAAATCAACTATGATCTCTGCTATGGCTAATTTTCTTGATTATGATGTTTATGATTTGGAACTCACTGCTGTTAAGGATAATACTGAGCTGAGGAAGCTTTTGATTGAGACTTCAAATAAGTCTATTATTGTGATTGAGGATATTGATTGTTCACTTGATCTTACTGGtcagagaaaagagaagaagaaagatgaaGATAGTGAACAGAGTAAAGACCCTGTTAGTGTTCAGAAAAGGGCTGAAGAAGAAGGTAAGAATAGTCAGAGTAAGGTTACTCTTTCTGGGCTTTTGAATTTCATTGATGGGATTTGGTCAGCTTGTGGTGGTGAGAGGCTTATTGTGTTTACTACTAACTATGTTGACAAACTTGATCCTGCTCTTATTCGGAGAGGAAGAATGGACAAGCACATAGAGCTTTCCTATTGTGGTTTTGAAGCATTTAAGGTTCTTGCCAAGAACTACTTAGATGTTGAGTCACATGATTTGTTTTCGAAAATTGAACGTTTGTTGGGTGAAATTGATACTACTCCTGCTGATGTTGCTGAGAATTTGATGCCGAAATCCGATGAGGAAGATGCTGATAAGTGCTTGAAGAATTTGATTGAAGCTCTTGAGAATGCTAAGGAGGAAGCTATAAGAAAAAAGGCTGAGGATGAAGCAAAGTTACAAGCTGCAGAGGAAGAAAAGTTGGAAGAAGAAAGTGATCCCAAATCTGGTAAAGAAGATGTGAAATGTAAATGTGGTAATGGAGCATTGGATAAGGAAGTGAAGGAGAATGGATCAGTTAACAAATAA
- the LOC115698506 gene encoding AAA-ATPase ASD, mitochondrial, with product MLFMGEMMTQFGSVIASIMFGYAMFQQYFPYDLRRYLTKYTDKIVGLVYPYIHITFNEYSGDRFKRSEVYLAIQNYLSTNSTARAKRLKADDVKDTKSLVLTLADNEEVTDDFQGVKLWWTSYKSTPKNSTFSWYPNSDEKRYYRLTFHRRHRELITTTYLSHLVQEGKTIAIKNRQRKLYTNGSGERYYGGKQTKWSHVLFEHPASFDTLAMEPEKKQEIIKDLLKFKKGKEYYAKIGKAWKRGYLLYGPPGTGKSTMISAMANFLDYDVYDLELTAVKDNTELKKLLIDTSNKSIIVIEDIDCSLDLTGQRKNEKEKGEDEEKSKDPMKKAKEEDNNKSKVTLSGLLNFIDGIWSACGGERLIVFTTNYVDKLDPALIRRGRMDKHIELSYCGFEAFKVLAKNYLDVESHDLFSTIERLLGETDMSPADVAENLMPKSDEDDADKCLKNLVDAIEIAKEEAVKKKAEEEEAKLKAKEEEKVKTEKEKLEKESETKTDEVKVKCKCGNGTLDKEVKEENGS from the coding sequence atgTTGTTCATGGGAGAAATGATGACCCAATTTGGGTCAGTAATTGCTAGCATAATGTTTGGTTATGCAATGTTTCAACAATATTTCCCATATGATCTTAGGCGTTATCTAACAAAATACACAGACAAAATCGTTGGATTGGTGTACCCTTATATCCATATTACTTTCAATGAATACTCTGGCGACCGTTTCAAGCGAAGTGAAGTTTACTTAGCCATCCAAAACTACCTAAGTACCAATTCCACTGCTCGAGCCAAACGACTCAAGGCTGATGATGTCAAAGACACCAAATCATTGGTTTTGACATTGGCTGACAATGAAGAAGTCACTGACGATTTCCAAGGCGTGAAACTGTGGTGGACTTCTTACAAAAGCACCCCCAAAAACTCAACCTTTTCGTGGTATCCTAACTCAGATGAGAAGAGGTATTACAGGCTCACTTTCCATAGACGACATAGAGAACTAATCACCACTACTTATCTGAGTCATTTGGTCCAAGAAGGAAAAACCATAGCCATTAAAAATAGGCAACGAAAGCTTTACACTAATGGATCAGGTGAGAGGTATTATGGTGGGAAACAGACCAAGTGGAGCCATGTCCTGTTTGAGCATCCGGCTAGTTTCGATACTTTGGCTATGGAACCCGAAAAGAAGCAGGAGATTATAAAGGACCTTCTTAAGTTCAAGAAGGGGAAAGAGTATTATGCTAAAATTGGGAAAGCTTGGAAAAGAGGGTATCTTCTTTATGGTCCTCCTGGGACTGGAAAATCAACTATGATCTCTGCTATGGCTAATTTTCTTGATTATGATGTTTATGATTTGGAACTCACTGCTGTTAAGGACAACACTGAGCTTAAGAAGCTGTTGATTGACACTTCGAATAAGTCTATTATTGTGATTGAGGATATTGATTGTTCACTTGATCTTACTGGTCAACGGAAGAATGAGAAGGAGAAAGGTGAAGATGAGGAAAAGAGTAAAGACCCTATGAAGAAAGCTAAAGAGGAAGATAACAATAAGAGTAAGGTGACTCTTTCTGGGCTTTTGAATTTCATTGATGGGATTTGGTCAGCTTGTGGTGGTGAGAGGCTTATTGTGTTTACAACTAATTATGTTGACAAACTTGATCCTGCTCTTATTCGGAGAGGAAGAATGGACAAGCACATAGAGCTTTCTTATTGTGGTTTTGAAGCATTTAAGGTTCTTGCCAAGAACTACTTAGATGTTGAGTCACATGATTTGTTCTCTACAATTGAGCGTTTGTTGGGTGAAACTGATATGAGCCCAGCTGATGTGGCTGAGAATTTGATGCCAAAATCTGATGAGGATGATGCAGATAAGTGTTTGAAGAATTTGGTTGATGCTATTGAGATTGCTAAGGAAGAAGCTGTGAAAAAGAAGGCTGAGGAGGAAGAAGCTAAGTTGAAAgctaaagaagaagaaaaggtaAAGACTGAGaaagaaaagttagaaaaagagagtgaaacAAAAACTGATGAAGTAAAAGTGAAATGTAAATGTGGTAATGGAACATTAGATAAGGAAGTAAAAGAGGAAAATGGATCATAG